In the genome of Massilia sp. PAMC28688, one region contains:
- the glmM gene encoding phosphoglucosamine mutase yields MARKYFGTDGVRGLVGVEPITPDFVMRLGHAAGKVLAKTRSSSSGRPTVLIGKDTRISGYMLESALEAGFNAAGVDVLLAGPTPTPAVAYLTRALRLSAGVVISASHNPYHDNGIKFFSKNGTKLADSVELEIEEMIDQPMTCVAPEKMGRAKRLQHSQGRYIEFCKGTFPNELDLRGLRIVVDCAHGAAYDIAPHVFHELGAEVISIGAKPDGFNINDGCGATVPKAMAAAVLEHRADLGIALDGDADRLVMCDSKGRIYNGDELLYVMVLDRMETGPVAGAVGTLMTNMALEVAFKEMGVGFARAKVGDRYVLEVMKEKGWLFGGEGSGHLLALDKHTTGDGIVSALQVLSALRRTGKSLDECCAKLTLYPQTLINVKVPAGFDWTKNAGMVAEKELVEQELGDTGRVLIRASGTEPLIRVMVEAKDAHVAASTARRIADKVVS; encoded by the coding sequence ATGGCACGTAAATATTTCGGTACGGACGGTGTACGTGGACTGGTGGGCGTCGAGCCGATCACCCCTGACTTCGTGATGCGCCTCGGTCACGCCGCGGGCAAGGTCCTGGCCAAGACCCGCAGCTCATCATCGGGTCGTCCCACGGTTCTGATCGGAAAAGACACGCGCATTTCCGGCTACATGCTGGAGTCGGCGCTGGAAGCGGGTTTTAACGCCGCCGGCGTGGACGTCCTCCTGGCCGGCCCCACGCCGACCCCGGCCGTGGCCTACCTGACGCGCGCGCTGCGCCTGTCGGCCGGTGTCGTCATCTCGGCTTCGCACAACCCGTACCACGACAACGGCATCAAGTTCTTCTCCAAGAACGGCACCAAGCTGGCCGATTCGGTGGAACTGGAAATCGAAGAAATGATTGACCAGCCGATGACCTGCGTGGCGCCGGAAAAAATGGGCCGCGCCAAGCGCCTGCAGCACTCGCAGGGCCGCTACATCGAATTTTGCAAGGGCACCTTCCCGAACGAGCTGGACCTGCGCGGCCTGCGCATCGTGGTCGACTGCGCCCACGGCGCCGCTTACGATATCGCCCCGCACGTGTTCCACGAACTGGGCGCGGAGGTCATCTCCATCGGCGCCAAGCCGGACGGCTTCAACATCAACGACGGCTGCGGCGCCACGGTGCCGAAAGCGATGGCCGCGGCCGTGCTGGAACACCGCGCCGACCTCGGCATTGCGCTGGACGGCGACGCCGACCGCCTGGTCATGTGCGACAGCAAGGGCCGCATCTACAACGGCGACGAGCTGCTGTACGTAATGGTGCTGGACCGCATGGAAACCGGGCCGGTGGCCGGCGCCGTGGGCACATTGATGACCAACATGGCGCTGGAAGTGGCTTTCAAGGAAATGGGAGTGGGCTTTGCGCGCGCCAAGGTGGGTGACCGCTACGTGCTGGAAGTGATGAAAGAGAAGGGCTGGCTATTCGGCGGCGAAGGTTCGGGCCACCTGCTGGCACTGGACAAGCACACCACGGGTGATGGCATCGTGTCGGCCCTGCAAGTGCTGTCGGCACTGCGCCGCACCGGCAAGTCGCTCGACGAGTGCTGCGCCAAGCTGACGCTGTACCCGCAGACCTTGATCAACGTCAAAGTGCCGGCTGGCTTCGACTGGACCAAGAACGCCGGCATGGTGGCGGAGAAGGAACTTGTTGAGCAGGAACTGGGCGACACCGGCCGCGTGCTGATCCGCGCATCGGGTACGGAGCCGTTGATTCGGGTAATGGTGGAAGCCAAGGACGCGCATGTTGCAGCCTCGACGGCACGCCGGATTGCGGACAAAGTCGTCTCGTAA
- the folP gene encoding dihydropteroate synthase yields the protein MRQYLQCGRFGFALDKRPLVMGILNTTPDSFSDGGRYESLEFAVSRAEEMIGEGVDIIDVGGESSRPGAPAVPLAQELGRVMPVLYALRDMGKPLSVDTYKPQVMREAIIAGADMINDINGFRAPGALEAVQGSDCALCVMHMQGTPQSMQQDPRYEDVVAEVISFLRERVDAMVAAGIERERICIDPGFGFGKTVEHNYALLRNIGRMQQEIGLPVLAGVSRKSMIGAVTGKPVEQRLAGNIAGALAAIAHGARIVRVHDVVETVDAVNVWQAATI from the coding sequence ATGCGACAATACCTGCAATGCGGCCGTTTCGGCTTCGCGCTCGACAAGCGCCCCCTCGTGATGGGGATACTGAACACGACGCCGGATTCGTTTTCGGATGGCGGGCGTTACGAGTCGCTCGAGTTTGCCGTCTCGCGCGCCGAGGAAATGATCGGGGAGGGCGTCGACATCATTGATGTGGGCGGCGAATCGAGCCGTCCGGGCGCGCCCGCAGTGCCATTGGCACAGGAACTGGGCCGGGTGATGCCGGTGCTGTATGCTTTGCGCGACATGGGCAAGCCCTTGTCGGTCGACACGTACAAGCCCCAGGTCATGCGCGAAGCCATCATTGCCGGCGCGGACATGATCAATGATATCAACGGTTTTCGGGCGCCGGGGGCACTGGAAGCGGTGCAGGGCAGCGACTGCGCCCTGTGCGTAATGCACATGCAGGGCACGCCACAATCGATGCAGCAGGATCCGCGCTACGAGGATGTGGTGGCGGAAGTGATCAGCTTTCTGCGCGAGCGGGTCGACGCCATGGTGGCGGCCGGCATCGAGCGCGAGCGCATCTGCATCGATCCCGGCTTTGGCTTTGGCAAAACCGTGGAACATAATTACGCATTACTGCGCAACATTGGCAGGATGCAGCAAGAAATTGGCTTACCGGTTCTGGCTGGCGTATCACGCAAGTCCATGATCGGGGCCGTCACCGGCAAGCCGGTGGAGCAGCGACTCGCAGGCAATATCGCTGGAGCACTCGCTGCGATCGCGCATGGCGCTCGCATTGTACGGGTGCATGATGTCGTTGAAACAGTCGACGCCGTCAACGTGTGGCAAGCCGCCACGATTTAA
- the ftsH gene encoding ATP-dependent zinc metalloprotease FtsH: MNNMFSKSAIWVVVALLLFMLFRNFDTPGAAGGSKTIAYSELLDEVKAGRIKEVVIVGQNITATRSDDTRVTSTATMLDRGLVSDLVNNRVKFDVRPPEEPGFLQHVFINWFPMLLLIGVWIFFMRQMQGGGKGGAFSFGKSKARMMDETNNTVTFADVAGCDEAKEEVNEIVDFLKDPSKFQKLGGRIPRGVLMVGPPGTGKTLLARAIAGEAKVPFFSISGSDFVEMFVGVGASRVRDMFENAKKHSPCIIFIDEIDAVGRHRGAGMGGGNDEREQTLNQLLVEMDGFEASSGVIVVAATNRADVLDKALLRPGRFDRQVMVGLPDIRGREQILNVHMRKVPIATDVKADILARGTPGFSGADLANLVNEAALFAARRSKRLVEMSDFEDAKDKIYMGPERKSMVMREEERRNTAYHESGHAVIAKLLPKADPVHKVTIMPRGGALGLTWQLPEHDALSGYKDKMLEQISILFGGRIAEEIFVGQMSTGASNDFSRATKLARSMVTRFGMSDSMGVMVYEDSENEGFFGGATKTISEATQQKVDAEIRAILDTQYALARRLLEENRDKVETMTRALLDWETIDADQINDIMAGNEPRPPKSGLLTKRVPPGDSGPGGVSPNAPAPA, encoded by the coding sequence GTGAATAATATGTTTTCCAAATCGGCCATTTGGGTAGTGGTTGCCCTGTTGCTATTCATGCTGTTCCGGAATTTCGACACTCCGGGTGCGGCAGGCGGCAGCAAGACCATCGCCTATTCCGAACTCCTGGACGAGGTAAAAGCCGGCCGCATCAAGGAAGTCGTCATCGTGGGCCAGAACATCACGGCCACCCGCTCGGATGACACCCGCGTCACCTCCACGGCGACCATGCTCGACCGCGGCCTGGTGAGCGATCTGGTGAACAACCGCGTCAAGTTCGACGTGCGTCCACCGGAAGAGCCAGGTTTCCTGCAGCATGTCTTCATCAACTGGTTCCCGATGCTCCTGCTCATCGGCGTATGGATTTTCTTCATGCGCCAGATGCAAGGTGGCGGCAAGGGCGGCGCATTCTCCTTCGGCAAATCGAAGGCGCGCATGATGGATGAAACCAATAACACCGTTACCTTTGCCGACGTTGCCGGTTGCGACGAAGCAAAGGAAGAAGTCAACGAAATCGTCGACTTCCTCAAGGATCCAAGCAAATTCCAGAAGCTGGGCGGCCGTATCCCGCGGGGCGTGCTCATGGTCGGCCCTCCGGGCACGGGTAAAACCCTGCTGGCGCGCGCCATCGCCGGCGAAGCCAAGGTGCCGTTCTTCTCCATTTCCGGCTCCGACTTCGTGGAAATGTTCGTCGGCGTGGGCGCCAGCCGCGTGCGCGACATGTTCGAGAACGCCAAGAAGCACTCGCCCTGCATCATCTTCATTGACGAGATCGACGCTGTCGGCCGCCACCGCGGTGCCGGCATGGGCGGCGGCAACGACGAGCGCGAACAGACGCTGAACCAGCTGCTGGTCGAGATGGACGGTTTTGAAGCGAGCTCCGGCGTGATCGTCGTCGCTGCCACCAACCGCGCCGACGTGCTGGACAAGGCGCTGCTGCGTCCGGGCCGCTTCGACCGCCAGGTCATGGTGGGCCTGCCGGACATCCGCGGCCGCGAGCAAATTCTCAATGTGCACATGCGCAAGGTGCCGATTGCCACCGACGTCAAGGCCGACATCCTGGCCCGCGGTACGCCTGGTTTCTCGGGTGCCGACCTGGCCAACCTGGTCAACGAGGCAGCATTGTTTGCCGCACGCCGCAGCAAGCGCCTGGTGGAAATGAGCGACTTTGAAGACGCCAAGGACAAGATATACATGGGTCCCGAGCGCAAGTCGATGGTCATGCGTGAAGAAGAGCGCCGCAATACGGCGTACCACGAGTCCGGCCACGCCGTCATCGCCAAGCTGCTGCCAAAGGCTGACCCTGTCCACAAGGTCACCATCATGCCGCGCGGCGGCGCCCTGGGCCTGACCTGGCAGCTGCCCGAGCACGATGCGCTGTCCGGCTACAAGGACAAGATGCTGGAGCAGATCTCCATCCTGTTTGGCGGCCGTATCGCGGAAGAGATTTTCGTGGGCCAGATGTCGACCGGTGCATCCAATGACTTTTCGCGTGCCACCAAGCTGGCCCGTTCCATGGTCACCCGCTTCGGCATGAGCGACAGCATGGGCGTGATGGTGTACGAAGACAGCGAGAACGAAGGCTTCTTCGGCGGCGCCACCAAGACCATCTCGGAAGCGACGCAGCAAAAGGTGGATGCGGAAATCCGTGCCATCCTTGACACGCAGTACGCCCTGGCACGCCGCCTGCTCGAAGAAAACCGCGACAAGGTGGAAACCATGACCCGCGCGCTGCTCGACTGGGAAACCATCGACGCTGACCAGATCAACGACATCATGGCCGGCAACGAGCCGCGTCCGCCAAAGTCGGGCCTGCTGACCAAGCGCGTGCCGCCAGGTGACAGCGGCCCGGGCGGCGTGTCGCCCAACGCGCCCGCACCTGCCTAA
- a CDS encoding RlmE family RNA methyltransferase: MKKKKLNKNWLHDHINDPYVKLAQKEGYRARAAFKLKEIDEAEKLIKPGQVIVDLGCTPGSWGQYVRRKLAGKEGGGINGTIIGLDMLPMEPIADMHFILGDFREARILRQLDTILDGRKCDLVLSDMAPNLSGIPTADSARMEHLIDLAIEFTQFHMKPSGALVVKCFKDMGFSQIVEKFRTEFKVVKQVKPKASRDKSSEIFLVGKGLKNPSATNTALEEEAPLDI, from the coding sequence ATGAAGAAGAAGAAATTAAACAAAAACTGGTTACACGACCATATCAACGACCCTTACGTCAAACTGGCGCAAAAAGAGGGTTACCGGGCGCGCGCAGCTTTCAAACTCAAAGAAATTGACGAGGCTGAAAAGCTGATCAAGCCGGGCCAGGTTATTGTCGACCTTGGCTGCACGCCGGGCAGCTGGGGGCAGTACGTGCGCCGCAAGCTGGCGGGCAAGGAAGGCGGCGGCATCAATGGCACCATCATCGGGCTGGACATGCTGCCCATGGAGCCGATCGCGGACATGCATTTCATTCTCGGCGACTTCCGCGAGGCGCGCATTTTGCGTCAGCTCGACACCATCCTGGACGGACGCAAGTGCGACCTGGTGCTGTCGGACATGGCCCCGAACCTGTCGGGCATTCCGACGGCGGACTCCGCGCGCATGGAGCACCTGATTGACCTGGCCATTGAATTTACCCAGTTCCACATGAAGCCGAGCGGCGCGCTCGTGGTCAAATGTTTTAAAGACATGGGTTTTAGTCAAATCGTCGAGAAATTCCGCACCGAATTCAAGGTTGTCAAACAAGTCAAGCCCAAGGCGAGCCGGGACAAATCGTCCGAGATTTTCCTCGTTGGCAAGGGCTTGAAAAATCCTTCGGCCACCAATACCGCGCTGGAAGAAGAAGCCCCCCTTGATATTTGA
- the yhbY gene encoding ribosome assembly RNA-binding protein YhbY: MQKLTPVERSALRAEAHALKPVVIIGEAGLTPSVMKEIGASLDSHGLIKVRVFGDDREMRTEIYENICTELQAHPVQHIGKLLVIYRPKVEVEKARSTKSGKGMREVTIVKASASGTKRPSVTKVMIKGNERVTEGGTIKRAKPRQKSTKKSELGK, from the coding sequence ATGCAAAAACTTACACCCGTCGAGCGCAGCGCACTGCGCGCTGAGGCGCATGCGCTCAAGCCCGTTGTGATCATTGGCGAAGCGGGCCTGACGCCTTCCGTCATGAAGGAAATCGGCGCCAGCCTCGACTCGCACGGCCTGATCAAGGTCCGTGTGTTCGGTGACGACCGTGAAATGCGCACGGAAATCTATGAAAATATCTGCACCGAATTGCAGGCCCACCCGGTCCAGCACATCGGCAAGCTGCTCGTCATCTACCGCCCCAAGGTGGAAGTGGAAAAAGCGCGCAGCACCAAGTCCGGCAAGGGCATGCGTGAAGTGACCATCGTCAAGGCCAGCGCCAGCGGCACCAAGCGCCCCAGCGTGACCAAGGTCATGATCAAAGGGAATGAGCGCGTGACCGAAGGCGGCACCATCAAGCGTGCCAAGCCGCGCCAGAAGAGCACCAAGAAAAGCGAACTGGGCAAATAA
- a CDS encoding DUF4149 domain-containing protein produces MANLSLLQRARVALLSLWAGSAVLVAIRASLINASISDRAGFGQAVAPLFRAEAIIGLVCGMALLVLVWMDKKLDAATRNVMTGVLLVMLAWVLFYFGSQPLMQELRASGQGGVMIADSRRLFGILHGVSLLLYAQMTILAFFLIHKETRKVEAQ; encoded by the coding sequence ATGGCGAATTTGTCTCTCCTGCAGCGCGCCCGCGTGGCTCTTCTGAGCCTGTGGGCGGGCAGCGCCGTGCTGGTGGCCATCCGCGCCTCCTTGATCAATGCGAGCATCAGCGACCGCGCCGGCTTCGGCCAGGCGGTGGCGCCGCTGTTTCGCGCTGAAGCCATCATTGGTCTCGTATGCGGCATGGCGCTGCTGGTGTTGGTGTGGATGGACAAGAAGCTCGATGCGGCCACGCGCAATGTCATGACCGGCGTGCTGCTGGTGATGCTGGCGTGGGTGCTGTTCTATTTTGGCTCGCAGCCGCTGATGCAGGAACTGCGCGCTTCAGGGCAGGGCGGGGTGATGATTGCCGACAGCCGCCGCCTGTTTGGCATCCTGCATGGTGTGTCGCTGCTGCTGTACGCGCAGATGACGATCCTGGCGTTCTTTTTGATTCACAAGGAAACGCGCAAGGTGGAAGCGCAATAG
- the greA gene encoding transcription elongation factor GreA, producing MNSSVPLTKFGAELLKEELHQLKTKERRIVIDAIAEARSHGDLSENAEYDAAKERQAFVEGRIAELEGKLSAAQIIDPTTLDAEGRVVFAATVDLEDLENGQKVTYQIVGMDEADLKLNKISVTSPISRALIGKYAGDVVEVQAPSGPREYEILEVKYI from the coding sequence ATGAATTCATCCGTCCCACTTACCAAATTCGGCGCAGAACTGCTCAAGGAAGAGCTGCATCAGCTCAAGACCAAGGAGCGCCGTATCGTGATTGACGCCATCGCAGAAGCGCGTTCCCACGGCGACCTGTCCGAGAACGCAGAATACGACGCCGCCAAGGAGCGCCAGGCGTTCGTGGAAGGGCGCATCGCCGAACTCGAAGGCAAGCTGTCGGCCGCCCAGATCATCGATCCGACCACGCTCGACGCCGAAGGGCGTGTCGTGTTTGCCGCCACCGTCGACCTGGAAGACCTGGAAAACGGCCAGAAGGTGACCTACCAGATCGTGGGCATGGACGAAGCCGACCTCAAACTGAACAAGATTTCGGTGACTTCGCCCATCTCGCGTGCCCTGATCGGCAAGTACGCCGGCGACGTGGTGGAAGTGCAGGCGCCGTCCGGCCCGCGCGAATACGAAATCCTGGAAGTCAAATACATTTGA
- the carB gene encoding carbamoyl-phosphate synthase large subunit produces MAKRSDIKSILIIGAGPIIIGQACEFDYSGAQACKALREEGYKVILVNSNPATIMTDPEMADVTYIEPITWKVVERIIAKERPDAILPTMGGQTALNCALDLHNNGVLAQYNVELIGASPEAIDKAEDRSKFKEAMTKIGLGSARSGVAHSMEESWAVQRELGFPTIIRPSFTMGGTGGGIAYNEEEFETICKRGLEASPTKELLIEESLIGWKEYEMEVVRDKADNCIIICSIENLDPMGVHTGDSITVAPAQTLTDKEYQIMRNASLAVLREIGVDTGGSNVQFAINPADGRMIVIEMNPRVSRSSALASKATGFPIAKVAAKLAVGFTLDELRNEITGGATPASFEPSIDYVVVKIPRFTFEKFPAADQHLTTQMKSVGEVMAIGRTFQESFQKALRGLEVGVDGLNEKTRDREKIEEELGEPGPDRIWYVGDAFAQGFTLEEVHALTHIDPWFLIQIKEIVDIELWLDHQKLENLDKPLLYKLKQKGFSDRRLAFLMHTTDTAVREARHAMGIRPVYKRVDTCAAEFSTDTAYMYSTYDEECESNPSDKKKIMVLGGGPNRIGQGIEFDYCCVHAALAMREDGYETIMVNCNPETVSTDYDTSDRLYFESLTLEDVLEIVALEKPVGVIVQYGGQTPLKLALDLEANGVPIIGTSPDMIDAAEDRERFQQMLQTLGLRQPPNRTARTEAEAIDLAQEIGYPLVVRPSYVLGGRAMEIVHEQRDLERYMREAVKVSHDSPVLLDRFLNDAIEVDVDCISDGETTFIGGVMEHIEQAGVHSGDSACSLPPYSLSQATIDELKRQTSLMAKGLNVVGLMNVQFAIQKQEIDGVVQDTVFVLEVNPRASRTVPFVSKATGLQLAKIAARCMVGQTLASQGITKEVVPPFYSVKEAVFPFVKFPGVDTILGPEMKSTGEVMGVGTTFGEAFVKSQMGAGVKLPESGKVFLSIKGPDKPRAVKVARDLHEMGFQIAATKGTAAVINAAGIPCQAVNKVLEGRPHVVDMIKNHEIALVINTVDEKRSAIVDSRAIRISALAARVTTYTTIAGAEAAVEGMRHLDELRVYDLQGLHKTLN; encoded by the coding sequence ATGGCAAAGCGTAGTGACATTAAAAGTATTTTGATTATTGGCGCTGGCCCGATCATTATCGGCCAGGCCTGCGAGTTTGATTATTCCGGCGCCCAGGCCTGCAAGGCCCTGCGTGAAGAAGGCTACAAGGTCATCCTCGTCAACAGCAACCCGGCCACCATCATGACCGACCCGGAGATGGCCGATGTGACCTACATCGAGCCAATCACCTGGAAGGTGGTCGAGCGCATCATCGCCAAGGAGCGTCCCGACGCCATCTTGCCGACCATGGGCGGCCAGACCGCGCTCAATTGCGCGCTCGACCTGCACAACAACGGCGTGCTGGCCCAGTACAACGTGGAGCTGATCGGCGCTTCGCCCGAAGCCATCGACAAGGCAGAAGACCGCTCCAAGTTCAAGGAAGCGATGACCAAGATTGGCCTCGGTTCCGCGCGCTCGGGCGTGGCTCACTCGATGGAGGAATCGTGGGCCGTGCAGCGCGAGCTGGGTTTTCCGACCATTATCCGTCCATCGTTCACCATGGGCGGCACGGGCGGCGGCATCGCCTACAACGAAGAAGAATTCGAGACCATCTGCAAGCGCGGCCTGGAAGCCTCGCCCACCAAGGAACTGCTGATTGAAGAGTCCTTGATTGGCTGGAAAGAGTACGAGATGGAAGTCGTGCGCGACAAGGCCGACAACTGCATCATCATCTGCTCGATCGAAAACCTCGACCCGATGGGCGTGCACACGGGCGACTCCATTACCGTGGCCCCGGCGCAGACGCTGACGGACAAGGAATACCAGATCATGCGCAACGCCAGCCTGGCAGTGCTGCGCGAAATTGGCGTGGACACGGGCGGCTCCAACGTGCAGTTCGCGATCAACCCGGCCGACGGCCGCATGATCGTGATCGAAATGAATCCGCGCGTGTCGCGTTCCTCGGCGCTCGCTTCCAAGGCGACCGGCTTTCCGATCGCCAAGGTGGCGGCCAAGCTGGCCGTGGGCTTCACGCTCGACGAACTGCGCAACGAGATCACGGGCGGCGCCACGCCGGCATCGTTCGAGCCGTCGATTGACTACGTGGTGGTCAAGATCCCGCGCTTCACGTTTGAAAAATTCCCCGCTGCCGACCAGCACCTGACGACGCAAATGAAGTCGGTGGGCGAAGTCATGGCCATTGGCCGCACCTTCCAGGAGTCGTTCCAGAAAGCGCTGCGCGGCCTGGAAGTGGGCGTCGATGGCCTGAACGAAAAGACGCGCGACCGCGAAAAGATCGAGGAAGAACTGGGCGAGCCGGGACCGGACCGCATCTGGTACGTGGGCGACGCCTTCGCCCAGGGCTTCACGCTCGAAGAAGTGCATGCGCTCACCCACATCGATCCGTGGTTCCTCATCCAGATCAAGGAAATCGTCGACATCGAATTGTGGCTGGACCATCAGAAGCTGGAAAACCTCGACAAGCCGCTGCTGTACAAGTTGAAGCAAAAGGGCTTTTCGGACCGCCGCCTGGCCTTTTTGATGCACACCACCGACACGGCCGTGCGCGAAGCGCGCCACGCCATGGGCATCCGTCCCGTGTACAAGCGGGTGGACACCTGCGCGGCCGAGTTTTCGACCGACACCGCGTACATGTACTCGACCTACGATGAAGAGTGCGAGTCCAACCCGAGCGACAAGAAAAAGATCATGGTGCTGGGCGGTGGCCCGAACCGCATCGGCCAGGGTATCGAATTCGATTACTGCTGCGTGCACGCGGCGCTGGCGATGCGCGAAGACGGCTATGAGACCATCATGGTCAACTGCAATCCCGAGACCGTTTCGACCGACTACGACACGTCCGACCGCCTGTACTTTGAATCGCTGACGCTGGAAGACGTGCTGGAAATCGTGGCGCTCGAAAAGCCGGTGGGCGTGATCGTGCAGTACGGCGGCCAGACCCCGCTTAAACTTGCGCTGGACCTGGAAGCGAACGGCGTGCCGATCATCGGCACCTCGCCCGACATGATCGACGCGGCCGAAGACCGCGAGCGTTTCCAGCAGATGCTGCAAACCCTCGGCCTGCGCCAGCCGCCCAACCGCACCGCGCGTACCGAAGCCGAAGCGATCGACCTGGCACAGGAAATCGGCTACCCGCTGGTGGTGCGCCCATCCTACGTACTGGGCGGCCGCGCGATGGAAATCGTGCACGAGCAGCGCGACCTGGAGCGCTACATGCGCGAAGCGGTCAAGGTATCGCACGATTCGCCGGTGCTGCTGGACCGCTTCCTGAACGACGCGATTGAGGTGGACGTGGACTGCATCTCGGACGGCGAGACCACCTTCATCGGCGGCGTGATGGAGCACATCGAGCAGGCCGGCGTGCACTCGGGCGACTCGGCCTGTTCGCTGCCGCCGTATTCGCTGTCGCAGGCCACCATCGATGAACTCAAGCGCCAGACCTCGCTCATGGCCAAGGGCCTGAACGTGGTGGGCCTGATGAACGTGCAGTTCGCAATCCAGAAGCAGGAGATCGACGGCGTGGTGCAGGACACCGTGTTCGTGCTGGAAGTGAACCCGCGCGCATCGCGCACCGTGCCGTTCGTGTCCAAGGCCACCGGCCTGCAGCTGGCCAAGATCGCGGCGCGCTGCATGGTGGGCCAGACGCTCGCCTCGCAGGGCATCACCAAGGAAGTGGTGCCGCCGTTCTACAGCGTCAAGGAAGCGGTGTTCCCGTTCGTGAAATTCCCCGGCGTGGACACGATTTTGGGACCGGAGATGAAGTCCACCGGCGAAGTGATGGGCGTTGGCACCACCTTTGGCGAAGCGTTCGTGAAGTCGCAGATGGGCGCCGGCGTCAAGCTGCCGGAATCGGGCAAGGTATTCCTGTCGATCAAAGGCCCGGACAAGCCGCGCGCCGTGAAAGTGGCACGTGACCTGCACGAGATGGGCTTCCAGATCGCCGCCACCAAGGGCACCGCCGCCGTCATCAACGCCGCCGGCATTCCGTGCCAGGCCGTGAACAAGGTGCTGGAAGGCCGTCCGCACGTGGTCGACATGATCAAGAACCACGAGATCGCGCTGGTGATCAACACGGTCGATGAAAAACGCAGTGCGATTGTGGACTCGCGCGCGATCCGGATTTCGGCTTTGGCCGCCCGGGTCACGACATACACTACAATAGCGGGTGCGGAGGCTGCGGTCGAAGGCATGCGTCATCTCGACGAGTTGCGCGTGTACGATTTACAAGGCCTGCATAAAACCTTAAACTAA